The Oncorhynchus tshawytscha isolate Ot180627B linkage group LG16, Otsh_v2.0, whole genome shotgun sequence nucleotide sequence gaagccatgctcttacaatggaaagtatagggGCATACTGAATTCCAGTTcccaggatgcaattcctatggcgtccacagggtgtcagcagtccatttccaaggtttcaggcttgtaacttccaaaacgaataagaaatatcagttttagtacagggacacagtcttggaaattcgtgtttggGCGCGCCATGAAGACAAgatgcacctgctaaaatcggtttcctattgaacatacttctttccataagaaatattattgattacattttagggtatctgagtagtaaatagaaatgtattttgacttttTGAAACAAagattttctgattttttttctctgcatgttgatCGAGTGGATTAATCAAATTGATGGTGCCATCtcaactgactttttgggatataaagaaggattttatctaacaaaacaacactacatgttatagctgggaccctttggatgacaaatcagaggaagattttcaacaagtaagtgaatattttatcgctatttgtgaatttatgaaacctgtgccagtggaaaaatatttgatcgccatcctcaaacaatcacatagcatgctttcgctgtattgactactgtaaatcggacagtgcagttagactaacaagaatttaagctttcaaccgatataagacacttgtatgtacataAATATTTAATATCCgtaatttttatgattatttatttgaattgcatgCCCTCCTGTTTCACATAAAGTTGTCCCCCTAGCGGGACGCCTATCACCGTGGGGATTtattaatgcaggcaaacttaatcTATTCCACCTAGTTTCTACCatcatgtcacatgtgcaacaataattttttatttattctagacaacctttactccacacacagagatggataCAAagctatccctctccctccatttggcaaatctgaccatatctctatcctcctgattcctgcttagaagctaaatctaaagcaggaagtaccagttacacgctcaatatggaagtggtccgaTGTGGCGGATGGTACGCTATACaagactgtttttctagcacagactggaatatgttccttgattcatccaatggcattgaggagtttaccacctcagtcaccggcttcatcaataagtgaattgaggacgtcatccccacagtgaccgtacgtacatatcccaaccagaagccaaccagaagccatggattacaggcaacatctgcattgagctaaaggctagagctgctgctttcaaggagcaggacactaatccggacacttatatgaaatcctgctatgccctcagacaaaccatcaaacggccaaagtgtcaatacaggactaagactgaAACCTGCTACTTTTTACAGCCCTCCATAGCCCCCAATGCAATACACTGTAATACATATTGGGTTGTTGATATACTTTTTTTTCTAACTGTCTCCGCTAAGTGGGTTTGggaaatactcagtagggtctttACTAACCAGATATGTTTTGTTTTTGAGGGGGACCGTGCTGCATTGCCTGCTGCTGGCTTTTCTCTGCCCCCTATTTGGTTAGtagagaccctactgagtatttccCATCCCACTTAGCTGACACAGGTAGTAAAGTTTTTTTCTCTACATCCCAATATTCTCAACATACCAGTGtcaatattgtatttttttaaacatatgtTTAAATCCGTTTTCATAAATTCCTAATTGCCTTTCTTGATGCCAAAATAAAAGCGGCCAATAATTAAATTGCAATATCCTTTTAATCAGCTAATGATATTACAACGGTATTCAAGTGctggcttttattttgaaggttttGTCATTGCTATAGAAAAATGATGTCATAATTTGTGCTGCTGGCAGAATAGTAGTTGCAGAGGTTAGAAAAGGGAAACAATACAGTAAGTTTCGGTTTTCAAACGGTCTTTGCTGGCAAATCAATTGTTGTTACAATTTATAGGGCGGTTATCTGGTCACTAGCTAGCTGTTGTGTATCCTTGCTGATTTAGCTAGTGATCAATCCCGGGAAGACCTCATAGCCtgtcagctggctagctaacgttagcttggttATGTGTAACATTTTCGACgttgattatttatttttctatttagCTAGAATAATTTGTTAACCTCTTGCAAATTATTCTCCAGGGCTGAGTTTCCTGAAAAGCATCGTAGTACTAATATAATATTTTGTCCATTTTAGTTTCAATTGAATTAATACGGTTTTAGTACTACAATGCTTTTGGGAAATCCAGCTCCGGTTTGAATATAATTCTCCTATTGGGTGTTGTTACTTGTTTGTTTAGGTTGTCGTCATCATGGCAGACCCTTGGAAAGAGTGCATGGACCACTGCCTTGAGGTGACCAAAGAGGCTGGGAAGGTGAGAAAACAGCATTATACCCTACTAGCTAGGTCACAGTGAATAATATTACGTTatgtcagggatcatcaactagattccgATTTTTTTCTTGACCGGGTAGTCGGGGCcataacataattacaaatcatttgtagactgcaaattgaccgcaagaagcccaaacagatagaATATTatactaaataataataatttcaaacctcgCTTACATTTGTACACAATCACATAAAGtcctttcagaaagtattcataccccttgatttattccacatgttgttgtgttacagcctgaattcaaaatatacatttttaatcacccatctacacacaataccccataatgacaaagtgaaaacatgtttttttagaaatgttcacaaatgtattgaatatgaaatacagaaataactcatttacataagtattcagaccactgagtcaatactttgtagaagcacctttggcagtgattacaactgAGTCTTTATGGGTAAATCTCTaagttttccacacctggattgtgcaatatttacccattttagtttttttcaaaattcttcaagctctgtaaaATCGGTTGTTGATCAATGCTACACAACCATTTGCAGGTCttcccatagattttcaagtagttttaatgtgtttttttagttatgtgtttttgtttgatttgcctcaaacataacactttgtacaGTATTACTtgtgtgccttgttgcaaacacgatgcatgttttggaatatttgtattctgtattctACCAGTAGGTGCCCTACTTTGCAAGGCAattgaaaatctccctggtctttgtcgttgaatctgtgtttgaaattcacttgtCGACTGAGGGACCgtgcagataattgtatgtgtcgggtaaagagatgaggtagtcattcaaaaatcatgttaaacactattattgcacacagtgactCCATACACATCttaactcctgaacttatttagtcttgccataaagcggttgaatacttattgactcaagacttttcagcttttcatttttaattaatttgtaaatatttcaaaaaatataATTTCACTATGTATTATGTGAAGGCCAGTGACCAAGTGACCAAGGCCAGTGACCAATGAAAatctatatttaatccattttaaattcaggctgtaacacaacaaaatgtgaaaaagtcaaggggtgtgaatactttcactctattatgcatgggaatactttggaacagatgtcctaaattaaaatcacttggagctgatttgcttgTTTTGCAAGAATTGTACAAGAatttccattatttatttttttgcctagaaaacttggggggccaaataaaatcacccgcGGACCAAATTCAGCCCATGGGAAATCTGCCTTATGGTCTATCAATGCCTTGTAGTCTATCATAGTGGGCTATCTTACTCTCATCAGGGTGCTGTGCTTATGTAAACCATTATAATGAAAACGTTTCAGTAGTGAAACAGTGATCTGTCATCGCCCAAGTGGGTAATACAAATTGGTGGTGGAAGAGGTGAGTTTCCTGCCTTACTATATAAAGCGCTTTGAGCACCTACTCTACTGTATTTatagttgaagtaggaagtttacatttaaactcagtttttacaattcctgacacttaatcttacaaaaaattccctgtcttaggtcagttaggatcaccactttattttaagaaggtgaaatgtcagaataatagtagagtgacttatttcagcttttatttctttcatcgcattcccagtgggtcagacgtttacatacacaattagtatttggtagcattgcctttaaatggtttaacttgggtcaaacgtttcagggagccttccacaagcttcccacaataagttgggtgaattttggcctattccttctgacagagctggtgtaactgagtcaggtttgtaggcctccttgctcgcacacgctttttcagttctgcccacaaatttctatGGGCTTGAGGTcacggctttgtgatggccactccaataccttgactttgttgtctttaagccattttgccacaactttggaagtatgcttggggtcattgtcaatttggaagacccatttgcgaccaagcgttaacttcctgactgatgtcttgagatgttgcgtcaagatatccacataaattttccgccctcatgatgccatctattttgtgaagtgcaccagtccctcctgcagagaagcacccccacaacatgatgctgccacacctgtGCTTCACGCTGGGATGGTGtttttttcggcttgcaagccctttttccttcaaacataacaatgttcattatggccaaacagttctatttttgtttcatcagaccagaggacctttctccaaaaggtacgatctttgtccccatgtggggcggcagggtagcctagtggttagagtgttggactagcaaccggaaggttgcaagctcaaatccctgagctgacaaggtacaaatctgtcattctgcccctgaacaggcagttaacccaccgttcctaggccgtcattgaaaataagaatttgctcttaactgacttgcctagttaaataaaggtaaaataaaaaataaaataaaaatgtgcagttgcaaaccgtagtctggaatTTTTagagttttggagcagtggcttcttccttgctgagtggcctgtcaggttatgtcgatataggactcgtttttactgtggatatagatacctttatacctgtttcctccagcatcttcacaagttctgggattgatttgtacttttttgttgttgtaccaaagtacattcatctctaggagacagaacgaacGCGTCTCCTCTTGAGCAGTAATgatggctgcgtgatcccattgtgtttatacttgcgtactattgtttgtgcagatgaacgtgcaAGACATTGTACCaatgtcttgcttccagacaaactaaacaccttctttgcccgctttaaGTATAAtccagtgccactgacacggcccgctcccaaggactTTGCGCTCTCCGCCGTGGCCgacgtaagacatttaaatgtgttggcaggaaaacaatctctctctcaaacaaTCTCTCACATCAACAAAACATAGGAGATgaccgtggacttcaggaaacagcagagagagcacccccctatccatgaagggacagtagtggagaaggtggaaagtaaaaaaataataataatcctcggcgtacacatcacagacaaaattAAATGGTCCACAGACAGTGTGaggaagaaggcgcaacagcgcctcttcaacctcaggaggctgaagaaatgtggcttgtcacctaaaaccctcacaaacctttgcaggtgcacaattgagagcatcctgtcgggctgtatcaccgcctggtacggcaactgcagaggctctccagaggttggtgcggtctgcacaacgcatcaccaggggcaaactacctgccctccaggacacctacagcacctgatgtcacagttaggccaaaaagatcatcaaggacaacaaccacccgagccactgcctgttcacctcgctaccATCCTGGAGGCGAGgtccgtacaggtgcatcaaacctgGGACAGAAAGACGGCTTCCATCTCAAAGCCATtggactgttaaacagccatcattaagacagagaggctgctgcctacttacagatttgaaatcattggccactttaataaatggaacactagtcactttaataatgtcactttaataatgtttacatatcttgcattactcatttcgtatgtatatacagtattttacaacatctattgcatcttgcctatgctgctctgtcattactcatccatatatttacatatttttattccattcctttacttagatttgtgcatattaggtagttgttgtggaattgttagattaattgttgcactgtcggaactagaagcacaagcatttcactacactcgcaataacatctgctaaccaataaaatttgattcaaacaattgttattattatcatcCCTATTTAATCCCTCATGTGACTAGCTGGCTGacactctctttctcatctctctctgtcagatgaTCCAAGAAGCGTTGCAGAAGGACATCTCCATCATGCAGAAGAGCTCTCCTGTGGACCTGGTCACTGAGACCGACCAGAAGGTGGAGCAGCTCATCATCTCCTCCATCAAGGAAAAGTTCCCCACACACAGGTACAGTAGCTCACTGCAGCTCTTTAAAGCCTGAACCACCACTCATCATCATTTGCTGCTTTCGAGAGTCTATTTCTTTACATTGTTCCCAGCATACTTGGGTCAAATGTATAACTAAAATGCTTGAAATTGATTCAGCTTGCGTGGTATAATGGAACACAATTCATTAGTCCCAAAAGTGCACATTTTGCCCACTTTGCATGCAGGTCAAGCTAAATCAAGCACACCTCAATTATTTgcatttgatccaggtctggttcCTAAGTGCCTGAAAGGTGTGGTACTGTGCTTCTGTCGCTGATATTCATTGTCCACCATCTTCTCTTGAATTCTTCTTTCACCAGTTTTATAGGTGAAGAGTCTGTAGCGGCGGGAGCAACCAGCAACCTAACTGATAATCCCACCTGGATCATCGACCCCATTGATGGGACCACCAACTTTGTCCACAGGTGCTGCACAATGTTACAGTTCTGTATTGCAAACATGCCCCCTTTTATAGCCTAACATATGATCTAATGTCCTCATAACCAAATAAGCTATAGCCTCCTACatcaataatgttttttttttggcatAGGTAGCTTCATATTAAAATGGCTATTTTTAACAAGATTTTTCCTGGAGTGACCTCAAGGATTTTAATAGAAATTGATTTTTATGTGCTTAGTTCCTCTAGGAGTTCACTTATTTAATACCTTAACACATTTTCTCTTTTCTTTTACCTCAGATTCCCCTTTGTCTCTATGTCGATTGGTTTTGCTGTGAAGAAAGAGGTAAAGGTTTTCTGTGTTTGGCAATGTCATGAGATTTATAAGACAGTAATAACTGAGTAGCAGGAACTCAGCAGGTTTTGACTTTACATTTTAAGTCAACCTTCTCTATGCTATGTCTTTGACTCAGATAGAGTTTGGCATTGTCTACAGCTGCCAAGAGGGCAAGATGTACACAGCACGGAAGGGGAAAGGGTCATTCTGTAATGGAGAACCCATCAAAGTGTCTGGGCAGGAAGGTATGTTGTATAGCCTTGTCTTTCTGGCTGAGCCAATTGAGATCATATCAACTAGGTAGAGTCATTCACCAGGGCTGGTATTCATAAAGCATTCTAGAgatggagtgctgatctagggtcTGGTCCCCCCGTCCATGTAATCTTcgtcattatgatctaaaaggtcaGTTAAACTGATCCTACATCATCATTTCTCTTAATTTGAGCGTTGTGCCTTCaaaatggtctgtcataacagCTATTAGGAATCAATTGATCATGATAACACGAGGAAGATATACAGATCAATTGTATCTCATTTTATTGTATGAGAATTAGCTTGGTTAGCGTTATGCTAGTTTGTTGTGTAATGATTCAATGAGTAGTCATAACTCATGACACTCTCTGTGTAGACATCACCAAGTCCTTGGTCCTGACAGAGATGGGCTTTAAGAAGGATCCAGAGCACTTCAAAACCATGATGGGCAACATCGAGACTATCCTCACCATCCCTGTGCACGGGTAAACATTACTTCCCACACTCTCTGTTTAAACATCATCTCAATATTGTGAGCTTGTAATGCTTCAAACATTAATAAGGCCACAGAAAGAGAGatgttgtattataataatttataccatttagcagacgttTTTATCCAAATCGACTTACAGTAGTGTATCAAAggtgcaagtgccatgctctacccaTTGAGCCACACGTGATGATGTTTGACTTACAGTGGTTTAGATATGTATGAGGCTAACAAGCAAATGTTGCTCCCGTAGCATCCGCTCGCCGGGTAGTGCGGCAGTCAACATGTGCCTGGTGGCGTGCGGAGCGGCTGATGCCTACTACCACATGGGCATACACTGCTGGGACATGGCTGGAGGAGCTGCCATCATTAGAGAGGCTGGGGGTGTCATCATGGACATCTCAGGTGATTCACTGTACATAGTTGTAACCATGATGTGGCGGGCTTCTGAAGAAGTGGTGTGGATTGTAGATGGTACATGATCAAGGCCTCCAAGTCCTGAGTAAATTATTTTATTGATCTTATTAATTATATTTTCACCATCTTAAAGTTCTCAATGAGGTTCAAATGAGTACTGGACACTTGCTATTACATGGATCTATTGTATTGTTGTCCTACCCAGGAGGCCCATTTGACCTGATGTCCAGGAGGCTGATCATTGCCAGCAGCAGAACCATCGCAGAGCGTATCTCCCAGGTGATAAAAGCATTCCCCGTAGGAAGGGACGACATCGAGGGATAGagtaccatcacacacacatgcatgcacagagGGACTGACACATGGCTGCAGGTGCATGCGCACCCagcagaacacacatacacatgtttagattAGTCAGGTCAAGATCCTCTCTGCGCCTTAATTGTTAAACTGGTGGTATTAACCTTTCTCTGAATGCACCTCAGTGGATTTGCGAAAACCTATCAATGAAGACCAACTTTATTCATTTAATTGACTGTTTGCCCCTCAAGGGCTTTGACTTGCATCTCATTTTTTGGGGGCATTTAAGTGAGAACAAGATTAGAAAATGTTGTCATTGTAGACCAAGACATTTTCTGTCTCAATCATACACCAcatggccaaaggtatgtggacataccttcaaatttgtggatttgttTATTTTAGCCACACTCATTGCTGACAAGTgtttaaaatcaagcacacagccatgcaatctccatagacaaacattggcagtaaaatggccttactgaagagctcagtgactttcaacgtggcactgtcataggatgccatctttccaataAGTTAGTTTGTCAGATTtatgctctgctagagctgcccaggtcaactgtaattgctgttattgtgaagtggaaacgtctaggagcaacaacggctcagtcgcgaagtggtaggccgcacaagctcacagaacaggaccgctgaaGCATGTAGCGCGTACAAATCATCTGtcttcagttgcaacactcactactgagttccaaactgcctctggaagcaacatcagcacaataactttttGTCAGGGGAGcatcatgaaataggtttccatggcagagcagccacaACACTAGCTtcagatcaccatgcgcaatgccaagcgtcggctagagtggtgtaaagctctccgccattggactctggagtagtggaaatgtgttctcttgagtgatgaatcacgcttcaccatctgtcaatccgatggacgaatctgggtttggcggattccAGGATAATGCTACCTGCACCAATGCCTTatgccaactgtaacgtttggtggaagaggaataatggtctgtggctgtttttcatggttcgggctaggccccttagttccagtaaatggaaatcttaacgctacagcatacaattctgtgcttcctgtttctgcatgacaatgcccccatgcacaaagcggggtccatacagaaatggtttgtcgagatgaGTGTGGacaaacttgactggcctgcacagagccctgacatcaaccccatcggaaacctttgggatgaattggaatgcagactgctagtccggcctaatcgcccaacatcagtgcatgacctaactaatgctcttgtagctgaatggaagccaGTCCCTGctgaaatgttccaacatctagtggaaagccttcccaggaggctgttatagcatcaaagagggaacaactccatattaatggccattattttggaatgaaatgttcaacgagcaggttctccacatacttttggtcatgtgtaAGTTGAACATTTTAAGTAACTGTATTATAActtgaacaaataacacaaaccTCAGCAGTATATAGCTTCCTTGACTGATTTAGAATCTTGAGTTACAAAGACATCCATTGACTTTCCACAAAATATATAGGGAAATCTGTATTTATTTAGATCTGAATTGTAATGAATTATTTTCCTACTCTACTACAGTGCTAAATACTTTATATGTTATGTACTGTGAggtatatttatttattgcagTTATTGGTATAATATGTTAATGCTTTCGCAAATAACTTGTTACCCACATGTATTATTTTACAAACCTCTCATATTTGGAGTGACCATACATTGAAGCCTCACTCCCAGAGAACATAACATGTTGGgtaactacagtggggcaaaaaagtatttagtcagccaccaattgtgcaagttctcccacttaaaaagatgagagaggcctgtaattttcatcataggtacacttcaactatgacagacaaaatgagggaaaaaaatccagaaaatcacattgtaggatttttaatgaatttatttgcaaattatggtggaaaataagtatttggtcaataacaaaagtttctcaatactttgttatataccctttgttggcaatgacagaggtcaaacgttttctgtaagtcttgtaaggttttcacacactgttgctggtattttggcccattcctctatgcagatctaCTCTAGAGgttgtgatgttttggggctgttgctgggcaacagactttcaactccctccaaagattttctatggggttgagatctggagactggctaggccactccaggaccttgaaatgcttcttacgaagccactccttcgttgcccgggcggtgtttgggatcattgtcatgctgaaagacccagccacgtttcatcttcaatgcccttgctgatgggaggttttcactcaaaatctcatgatacatggccccattcattctttcctttatacaaatcagtcgtcctggtccctttgcagaaaaacagccccaaagcatgatgtttccacccccatgcttcacagtaggtatggtgttctttggatgcaactcagcattctttgtcctccaaacacgacgagttgagtttttaccaaaaagttatattttggtttcatctgaccatatgacattctcccaatcttcttctggatcatccaaatgctctctagcaaacttcagacgggcctggacatgtactggcttaaacagggggacacgtctggcactgcaggatttgagtccctggcggcctAGTGTgtcactgatggtaggctttgttactttggtcccagctctctgcaggtcattcactaggtcccctccgtgtggttctgggatttttgctcaccgttcttgtaatCATTtgg carries:
- the LOC112216576 gene encoding inositol monophosphatase 1 encodes the protein MADPWKECMDHCLEVTKEAGKMIQEALQKDISIMQKSSPVDLVTETDQKVEQLIISSIKEKFPTHSFIGEESVAAGATSNLTDNPTWIIDPIDGTTNFVHRFPFVSMSIGFAVKKEIEFGIVYSCQEGKMYTARKGKGSFCNGEPIKVSGQEDITKSLVLTEMGFKKDPEHFKTMMGNIETILTIPVHGIRSPGSAAVNMCLVACGAADAYYHMGIHCWDMAGGAAIIREAGGVIMDISGGPFDLMSRRLIIASSRTIAERISQVIKAFPVGRDDIEG